The Papaver somniferum cultivar HN1 chromosome 6, ASM357369v1, whole genome shotgun sequence genome segment TGTGTGTCCTTCATACTCACCTCCTCTCAGACTCCGTCACTCTCTCATGGATTCGGTAGTTGAACTCGAATCTTCAGCTATCAAAGATTTGGGTTCTCTTTTCGAATTCACTCAAGTATTTCTCTGGTAACAACTCTTTCTTTCTCTCCGTAGTCTAATTTTTAAACTCTTAAAGCCTAGggctaattttttattttcttcaacgTTTTAGTTTCTAACAAGCATTTTTATTATCAGGGATGATAATACCTTTACGGAAGAGATACTGGAAGTCTCATCTTCGCATGATAACCATGAGTGTTTCACTCAACATATCGTAAGTTAGCAATATATTGAGGATTTTGCATTTTGAAGTTTGCTAAAATTAATTTTTAAAACCCTTGTTTTTTCCATCAAATTTGCAGAACTTTCGCCAATGCATCACTGGTTCAAATTTGGTTCCCGAacgaagtggtaagtttttccaTATACGAATTGTTGTTCCTTATGCATGTTGTTTGTACAATGAAGTTGATTAGCTGAGAATTACTGGAGATGGTATATGGTATCTGGGTGCTTAGGTGatttggaaattagggtttatttttccCATTCAAAAGACCAACTTTCATAAACTCATCCAACTGGATAAATTGTTTTTAAATTCAGAGAACTAAAACCCCAGAATTCATTCTACTTGCTGTTCACAACTTTAAATTACTCTCATAATGGCATACTTTCTTGATTTCGTCCTGTTACTTTGGCGAAGGATTTGTTCTACTTACTTGCTTCAAGTACTTACCTTCTGTTGTGATATGCTGGGACGGTTCAGATCTTTGTTTGACAGAGGAGATGGAACTTACTAAACAGATGAACTCAATGGGGCTTCCTATGTCTTTCAACACAAGCAAGGTTCTATCTAGCTTTTCTTAATTCTTTCTTTCAACAGCATTCATAAGCTTAAGAGCATGTGATGCCACCACGCACTGTCTTGTGTTTACGCTTCTTAACTGTTATTTATTGATTTCCGTTACAGAAGAGAATTTCTACTACTAAAGCTAAACGAAAGGGTGATGTTGCAAAATCTCTATATGCATACAAAGAGAACGAAGAGAAACTGATAGACGTGTTCAGAGTGAGCAGTGGAGAGGTTGCTTCCCCAGTAAGTATTCTGGAAAATGCAAAAAATTCTTCACATTCATGTTCAGAAAATGTCGGTGATCATCATATCATTTCCGGTGATGAAGGTTTGTATGGTACGTGCTCTGAAATTCACAAAGGGGTTGGTGAGGAAGTACCTTCTGGCATGGAAAACAGTGGTATTGATGACATTTTGCGTGGCAGTATCATTTTGAAGGGTCATATGGAAGTTGATGGGCGTTCAACTAATAAAGGTGCTGATTATCCTCCATGTTGTGCCTTGCATGCTCCATCGGATGAAGGAAGTTTGTATTGCATATCTAAGGGAACTTCCTCCAGTGTTGATAAGGTAGAAGCTTGTATGATTCATGACACTTTACCTGATAGTACCTTGTCCATGCGTGATATGGAAGTTGATGTGAATCCAATTAATTCAAATGCAGAAAATTCTCCACCAGATGTCTTAAAAGGTGCTGACTTAGTGAATAACCAATTGGTTGCACATAAAGGTTTAGAAGATCCCTTTGTGGCTTATCATGATCAGGGGGAACAAGTGCTTTGCATTGACATCTCAACTAAGCAGCCGTATAGTGCTACCTCAGGCGTATGCTTCCAATCTTCGGCTTTTGCTGATTATCATAACAAAAATAGCAGTTCTTTAGCTGATCAACATAGTGAAAATAAAAGTTCTAAAGTCAATGGGGATGGGGACTGGAGAGTTTGTTGGGACACGTGTTATATGAGAAATTACTTTTATAACATGAAAACACAGGAGTCGACATGGGATCCACCGCCAGGAGTTGAATATGctggattttcagaaaattctGGTGTGGAAGTTTCTCTGTGTTCTTTTGCAGATAGCCCAGAACCCGTTGACAGGTTTGATTTTAAACTGTGCGTTCTCTTTCATTGTTATATAAGCAAATGCTGTTTATTGTGTATTTCCCAGTTTCTTATATTTCATAAATTTGTCGCAGTTTATACAATGAACAAACTCAGTTAGGTTCTGAAGAAATTTCAAGAAGTGACATGGAATTCGGGTTTTTGAATTCTGGAATAGATCAATCAGATGTTTATGAGAATCTAGATATGCCAGAGAAGGGCTTTTCTCACGATGAAGTGCATAAGTCATGTCATCTTGCAACTGTTCCATCTCCAGTTATTGATAGGTAAACCTTTTAAAGCATGGCATGGTACATATAGTTTTTAAACCACTTGTTTTTTTTCACATCattttttcttatattttgtggACATCTGTTTCTGTTGCAGCTTTGCTGCTCTCAATGAAGCAGTTTCCGAAGAAAATGGAAACACGTGGACGGTTGCCActagtaaaaagaaaaagaaagcaagaAGGAATCGATCACAAAGGAAAAAATTTCAACAGGATACTGAAGGTACATAACTTGAATATTATACTAGTATTACCCTCTgtacttaattttatttattttgtttgactGGAAGTAGTTAACGAAACATAGATTCCTTAACCTGCGAGATTTTTCCTTCTATCAGAACTTCAATTGGAGGAAGTTTCAGAAGCTTGTCCTGCTGATATGATGAAGTACTGGTGTCAGAGATACTCGCTTTTCTCCAGATTTGATGATGGCATAAAAATGGACAGAGAAGGATGGTTTTCTGTCACTCCAGAGTTACTAGCACGATATCATGCATTCCGCTGTGGTCATGGCATTGTGGTTGATTGTTTCACTGGAGTTGGTGGAAATGCTATCCAATTGGCAAAGAGGTGTGCACCACTTATCCACGTGTTCTCATTTATTACTGTGTTTTGGAATGAGCATTGCCAGTAGCTCTGTACAATCTTGACCGGTATTACTTGAATTAGTGATTTTCTTCATTTGGGGCTACTTGGTCTCAAGAGTTTATAATTCCTTACTGTGATAGTATATGCTGTGTGTGGAACTCTTATACTTCATTTTTGCAATTTCAGGAGCAATGTCATTGCAGTTGACATTGATCCACAGAAGATTGCACATGCACAACATAATGCAGCCATTTATGGAGTTCAGGACAAGATAGATTTTGTAGTGGGGGACTTTTTTGTGTTGGCGCCTAAGTTGAAGGTAGTGGTGCAAAAGCTTTCTTTCTGGTCGTGGAAAGTATCTTACTATTTGTATTTATCCTGTTCataacaagaaatatgtttgtttattcatttcagGCTGATGTGGTCTTCATGTCACCTCCTTGGGGAGGACCTGATTATGCAAAATCACAAACGTATGATATCAGGACAATGCTTCAGCCTCGTGATGGGTACTGTTTCCATATACTTTATTATCTCCTTAATGTTGGGCTGGTTGAATGTGTGTTTTAACTTGTCTATCTGACATCTGTGTCCAGGTTTCTGCTCTTCAACGCCGCAAGGGAAATTGCTCCTAGACTTGTTATGTTTCTGCCAAGAAATGTGGACCTAAACCAATTAGCGGAGCTATCTCTTTCTACTCATCCACCTTGGTCTCTACAGGTATTAACTTTTGCAATTTTCTTGATGATATAGTCATTTTGTCATGGCTTCATAATTGGCTGTATAAGCAGTCAAACATGCCACATTATAGTCTGACAATGTTGTGTTTAGAGTGAGATCTTTTTGATGGCCACTATCCTTCTAAACAGGGAATGAGGCTGATGATCAAAACATATTGAAACCATCAACTTCTTTCAGTCTCTAATTCCTATTTGTTATTACTAACCAATTAAGGTGTCTTTTGGTGACAGGTGGAGAAAAATTTCTTAAATGGCAAGTTGAAGGCTATCACAGCTTACTTCAACCACCCCTCAGTTTAAAGGATTTCACAACAGTCCActtttgcgaattttggatcaaaGCGTGGGTTCTTCTAAAGCTGAACTTTGGCAATCTACGGGTTCTGATTGTACACCACCAAGACTCCAGAATATATACAAAGACCTGGAAGAacttggtaagtttttgttgtataTATTTGCAATACATCTGCTTTATCTTCATGTACATTTTGATCAGTGGTtgtatttcaaaatcaacccatGAAATGTTGTTTTTGGACTGGTATATACGTCTATAGATCAATTTCGCCGAACTTACCTGTTTTTGAAGTAAGAAAC includes the following:
- the LOC113289515 gene encoding uncharacterized protein LOC113289515 isoform X2, with translation MDSVVELESSAIKDLGSLFEFTQVFLWDDNTFTEEILEVSSSHDNHECFTQHINFRQCITGSNLVPERSDLCLTEEMELTKQMNSMGLPMSFNTSKKRISTTKAKRKGDVAKSLYAYKENEEKLIDVFRVSSGEVASPVSILENAKNSSHSCSENVGDHHIISGDEGLYGTCSEIHKGVGEEVPSGMENSGIDDILRGSIILKGHMEVDGRSTNKGADYPPCCALHAPSDEGSLYCISKGTSSSVDKVEACMIHDTLPDSTLSMRDMEVDVNPINSNAENSPPDVLKGADLVNNQLVAHKGLEDPFVAYHDQGEQVLCIDISTKQPYSATSGVCFQSSAFADYHNKNSSSLADQHSENKSSKVNGDGDWRVCWDTCYMRNYFYNMKTQESTWDPPPGVEYAGFSENSGVEVSLCSFADSPEPVDSLYNEQTQLGSEEISRSDMEFGFLNSGIDQSDVYENLDMPEKGFSHDEVHKSCHLATVPSPVIDSFAALNEAVSEENGNTWTVATSKKKKKARRNRSQRKKFQQDTEELQLEEVSEACPADMMKYWCQRYSLFSRFDDGIKMDREGWFSVTPELLARYHAFRCGHGIVVDCFTGVGGNAIQLAKRSNVIAVDIDPQKIAHAQHNAAIYGVQDKIDFVVGDFFVLAPKLKADVVFMSPPWGGPDYAKSQTYDIRTMLQPRDGFLLFNAAREIAPRLVMFLPRNVDLNQLAELSLSTHPPWSLQVEKNFLNGKLKAITAYFNHPSV
- the LOC113289515 gene encoding uncharacterized protein LOC113289515 isoform X1, producing the protein MDSVVELESSAIKDLGSLFEFTQVFLWDDNTFTEEILEVSSSHDNHECFTQHINFRQCITGSNLVPERSDLCLTEEMELTKQMNSMGLPMSFNTSKKRISTTKAKRKGDVAKSLYAYKENEEKLIDVFRVSSGEVASPVSILENAKNSSHSCSENVGDHHIISGDEGLYGTCSEIHKGVGEEVPSGMENSGIDDILRGSIILKGHMEVDGRSTNKGADYPPCCALHAPSDEGSLYCISKGTSSSVDKVEACMIHDTLPDSTLSMRDMEVDVNPINSNAENSPPDVLKGADLVNNQLVAHKGLEDPFVAYHDQGEQVLCIDISTKQPYSATSGVCFQSSAFADYHNKNSSSLADQHSENKSSKVNGDGDWRVCWDTCYMRNYFYNMKTQESTWDPPPGVEYAGFSENSGVEVSLCSFADSPEPVDSLYNEQTQLGSEEISRSDMEFGFLNSGIDQSDVYENLDMPEKGFSHDEVHKSCHLATVPSPVIDSFAALNEAVSEENGNTWTVATSKKKKKARRNRSQRKKFQQDTEELQLEEVSEACPADMMKYWCQRYSLFSRFDDGIKMDREGWFSVTPELLARYHAFRCGHGIVVDCFTGVGGNAIQLAKRSNVIAVDIDPQKIAHAQHNAAIYGVQDKIDFVVGDFFVLAPKLKVADVVFMSPPWGGPDYAKSQTYDIRTMLQPRDGFLLFNAAREIAPRLVMFLPRNVDLNQLAELSLSTHPPWSLQVEKNFLNGKLKAITAYFNHPSV